In Kwoniella pini CBS 10737 chromosome 2, complete sequence, a single genomic region encodes these proteins:
- a CDS encoding ubiquitin-conjugating enzyme E2 8, translated as MKLLMSDYNVTLVNNKMSEFFVKFHGPAETPFAKGVWKIHVELPEQFPYKSPSIGFMNKIFHPNIDELSGSVCLDVINQTWSPMFELINIFEIFLPQLLRYPNPADPLNGEAAALLMRDPKAYAKKVESYVDRYATPEDADQAGEDDEDDSDEEVTNSPLRKKVVGNGHTNGNGNGNGNGVTKASNGNSNGNGKINGDADGQQEEDDEDDTMSDMGELSDEDGIMGEMDD; from the exons ATGAAGCT CCTGATGTCGGATTACAACGTTACCCTAGTCAATAACAAGATGTCAGAATTCTTCGTCAAATTTCACGGTCCTGctgaaa CACCGTTCGCAAAAGGTGTATGGAAAATTCATGTTGAATTACCAGAACAGTTTCCTTATAAGTCGCCGAGTATTGGATTCATGAATAAGATATTCCATCCCAATATTGACGAGTT AAGCGGCAGCGTTTGTCTAGATGTCATAAATCAAACATGGTCACCTATGTTTG AGCTAATTAACATATTCGAAATCTTCTTACCTCAACTCCTTCGTTATCCGAACCCTGCGGATCCTTTGAACGGCGAAGCTGCAGCTTTACTTATGCGGGATCCCAAAGCGTATGCCAAAAAAGTAGAATCTTATGTTGATAGATACGCTACTCCGGAAGATGCAGATCAagcaggagaagatgatgaggatgattcGGACGAAGAAGTGACAAATTCCCCCCTACGGAAGAAAGTTGTTGGTAATGGGCACACCAACGGAAATGGCAATGGAAATGGTAATGGCGTCACAAAAGCATCAAATGGGAATAGCAATGGCAACGGCAAGATCAATGGGGATGCCGATGGacaacaagaagaggatgatgaggatgacACGATGAGTGATATGGGTGAATTAAGCGATGAGGATGGCATTATGGGTGAAATGGATGATTAG